Proteins co-encoded in one Gossypium arboreum isolate Shixiya-1 chromosome 11, ASM2569848v2, whole genome shotgun sequence genomic window:
- the LOC108473624 gene encoding ADP-glucose phosphorylase — protein sequence MATTPPTRSPELRKDPVTNRWVIFSPARAKRPSDFKSKSPENPNNNSSSCPFCIGNEHQCAPEIFRVPPDPNWKLRVIENLYPALSRKLDHPNGQNDDSSSELSGLGRVVPGFGFHDVVIETPVHSVQLSDLDPSEIGDVLIAYKRRIEQIKQFDSIKYIQVFKNHGASAGASMSHSHSQMLSLPIVPASVSTRLNSMKEHFNQTGKCSLCKVQSKDLLINETSHFFSIAPYASSFPFEIWIIPRDHSSHFDELDNKKAVDLGGLLKLILKKMALQLNNPPFNFMIHTSPIQVTDSEIPYSHWFLQIIPQLTGVGGFELGSGCYINPVFPGDAAKILRELNVPI from the exons ATGGCAACTACACCACCAACTCGGAGCCCCGAACTCCGAAAAGACCCTGTTACAAACCGATGGGTCATCTTCTCGCCGGCCCGAGCCAAGCGTCCTTCCGATTTCAAATCCAAATCGCCGGAAAATCCTAACAATAATTCTTCATCATGCCCCTTCTGCATCGGCAATGAGCACCAGTGTGCACCCGAGATATTTCGAGTCCCGCCGGATCCTAACTGGAAACTCCGGGTTATTGAGAACTTGTATCCAGCTTTGAGCAGGAAACTCGATCACCCAAATGGCCAGAATGACGATTCGAGTAGCGAGTTGAGCGGGTTGGGTCGGGTCGTACCGGGATTCGGGTTTCACGATGTGGTGATTGAAACTCCAGTTCACTCGGTTCAGTTGTCGGATTTGGATCCGAGTGAGATTGGTGATGTTTTGATTGCTTATAAGAGgaggattgagcagattaagcaGTTTGATTCAATCAAATATATTCAG GTGTTCAAGAACCATGGAGCTTCAGCTGGGGCTTCAATGAGTCACTCTCACAGTCAGATGCTATCTCTTCCCATTGTTCCTGCTAGTGTTTCTACTCGACTCAACAGTATGAAGGAGCATTTTAATCAGACAGGGAAATGTAGTCTCTGTAAGGTCCAATCAAAGGACCTCTTGATTAATGAAACCAGCCATTTCTTTTCCATTGCTCCATATGCTTCTTCATTTCCTTTCGAGATATGGATAATTCCCCGAGATCACTCTTCTCATTTTGATGAACTGGACAATAAGAAG GCAGTTGATCTCGGTGGCTTGCTAAAACTCATTCTTAAAAAGATGGCTTTGCAGTTGAATAACCCCCCATTCAATTTTATGATCCATACTTCACCAATACAGGTTACTGACTCTGAGATACCTTATAGTCACTGGTTTTTACAGATAATACCTCAGTTAACTGGTGTAGGAGGTTTTGAACTCGGATCTGGATGTTACATAAACCCTGTTTTTCCTGGTGATGCTGCTAAAATTTTGAGGGAACTTAATGTTCCTATATAG
- the LOC108479668 gene encoding casein kinase 1-like protein HD16, giving the protein MPELRSGARRSKRLGDLEPPSQPVVQAENWVLPAQNRSRRRVGGRGRGNAVGVAKGPSPAVPTRPRAAGRGRGIRLTDFDPELCQVLPEAAPLAAAEPVFNQAEVVADKDIAMEGGSGDKIVGLEEEASTTPVPEMVQVGNSPAYKVERKLGKGGFGQVYVGRRVSGGSDRIGPDAVEVALKLEHRNSKGCNYGPPYEWQVYNTLNGCYGIPGVHYKGRQGDFYILVMDMLGPSLWDVWNSLGQSMSPNMVACIAVEAISILEKLHLKGFVHGDVKPENFLLGQPGSVDEKKLYLIDLGLASRWKDAHSDKHIDYDQRPDVFRGTIRYASVHAHLGRTGSRRDDLESLAYTLIFLIKGRLPWQGYQGDDKSFLVCKKKMGTSPELMCCFCPAPFKQFLEAVINMKFDEEPNYAKLISFFESLIDPCIPLRPIRIDGALKVGQKRGRLVINLEEDEQPKKKVRLGSPATQWVSVYNARRPMKQRYHYNVADSRLHQHVEKGNEDGLFISCVASAANLWALIMDAGTGFSSQVYELSAVFLHKDWIMEQWERNYYISSIAGANNGSSLVVMSKGTPYTQQSYKVSESFPFKWINKKWKEGFHVTSMTTAASRWGVVMSRNAGFSDQVVELDFLYPSEGIHRRWESGYRITSMAATVDQAAFILSIPKRKTMDETQETLRTSAFPSTHVKEKWAKNLYIASICYGRTVC; this is encoded by the exons ATGCCAGAATTGCGAAGTGGAGCCCGGAGATCGAAACGCCTTGGTGATCTTGAGCCTCCTTCTCAGCCTGTTGTTCAAGCAGAGAATTGGGTACTGCCTGCTCAAAACAGATCCAGGAGGAGAGTTGGTGGAAGAGGAAGGGGTAATGCTGTAGGTGTAGCCAAAGGACCCTCACCAGCGGTACCCACAAGGCCAAGAGCTGCTGGTAGAGGCCGGGGCATTAGGTTGACAGATTTTGACCCTGAGCTTTGTCAAGTTCTTCCTGAGGCTGCACCTTTGGCTGCGGCTGAACCTGTTTTCAACCAAGCAGAGGTAGTGGCAGATAAAGATATTGCGATGGAGGGTGGAAGTGGTGACAAAATAGTGGGACTTGAAGAAGAAGCTAGCACAACCCCGGTTCCTGAAATG GTACAAGTGGGCAATTCTCCTGCATATAAGGTAGAAAGGAAATTGGGTAAGGGTGGTTTTGGCCAAGTTTATGTCGGCCGAAGGGTAAGTGGCGGTAGTGATAGAATTGGACCAGATGCAGTTGAG GTAGCCTTGAAGTTAGAGCACCGAAACAGTAAAGGTTGCAATTATGGTCCACCTTATGAGTGGCAAGTCTACAA TACCCTAAACGGATGCTATGGGATTCCTGGGGTGCACTACAAGGGTCGCCAGGGAGACTTCTACATTCTG GTAATGGATATGCTTGGTCCTAGTCTCTGGGATGTTTGGAATTCTCTAGGACAGTC GATGTCACCAAATATGGTTGCCTGCATTGCAGTGGAGGCAATATCAATTCTTGAAAAGCTTCATTTAAAGGG GTTTGTGCATGGCGACGTGAAACCTGAGAATTTTCTATTAGGTCAACCAGGATCAGTCGATGAGAAGAAGCTATATCTTATTGATCTTGGTTTAG CCTCTAGATGGAAAGATGCACACTCTGATAAACACATTGATTATGATCAGAGGCCTGATGTATTCAG GGGAACAATTAGGTATGCTAGTGTACATGCTCATTTAGGTCGGACTGGAAGTCGTAGGGATGACCTTGAGTCATTGGCATACACATTGATTTTTCTCATAAAAGGACGGTTACCATGGCAGGGTTATCAG GGGGATGACAAAAGTTTTCTGGTTTGCAAGAAAAAGATGGGTACATCTCCAGAGTTGATGTGCTGCTTTTGTCCTGCCCCGTTTAAGCAGTTTCTTGAAGCTGTTATAAATATGAAGTTTGATGAGGAGCCCAATTATGCCAAGCTCATATCCTTCTTTGAAAGTCTAATTGATCCATGCATACCATTGAGACCAATTAGAATTGATGGAGCTCTTAAG GTTGGGCAAAAGCGTGGAAGATTAGTCATTAATTTGGAAGAAGATGAGCAACCCAAGAAAAAAGTACGACTGGGTAGTCCTGCTACTCAGTGGGTTTCTGTTTACAATGCACGACGTCCCATGAAGCAGCG ATATCACTACAACGTAGCAGATTCAAGGTTGCATCAGCATGTAGAGAAGGGTAATGAAGATGGATTGTTTATTAGTTGTGTGGCTTCAGCAGCAAATCTCTGGGCCCTGATCATGGATGCAGGAACAGGTTTCTCTTCCCAGGTTTATGAATTGTCAGCAGTCTTTCTGCACAAG GATTGGATTATGGAGCAGTGGGAAAGGAACTACTATATTAGTTCAATTGCTGGAGCAAATAACGGGAGTTCCTTGGTTGTTATGTCGAAAG GAACTCCTTACACTCAGCAGTCCTACAAAGTAAGTGAATCTTTTCCCTTCAAATGGATAAACAAGAAGTGGAAAGAGGGGTTTCATGTAACATCAATGACAACTGCTGCGAGTCGCTGGGGTGTAGTGATGTCGAGGAACGCCGGATTCTCTGACCAG GTTGTGGAGCTTGATTTTTTGTATCCAAGCGAAGGAATACATCGGCGATGGGAAAGTGGTTACCGGATAACATCTATGGCTGCGACCGTAGATCAAGCTGCCTTCATACTGAGCATTCCAAAACGAAAAACGATGGATGAAACTCAGGAAACTCTTCGCACATCTGCCTTTCCAAGCACCCATGTAAAG GAAAAATGGGCAAAAAATCTCTACATTGCATCGATTTGTTACGGGCGGACGGTCTGCTAA